In a single window of the Serratia quinivorans genome:
- the yjjK_2 gene encoding Uncharacterized ABC transporter ATP-binding protein YjjK gives MAHFAQSPHLVLHQLTCQFADGETLFGPLDLTFDQQRCGLVGRNGVGKTRLLRLIAGLDLPGNGHVESHASLAYVAQQPDLAPRTTLAQLLGYGETFAALARLEQGRPQADDIDRLEGQWDLSDRLQAAFTSAGLPLFDPQRPASDLSGGERMRAALCGAMLGAADFLLLDEPTNHLDTRARDWLYQQLENWRGGLLVASHDRQLLARMQRIVELTPGALHSYGGNYDDYRHQRDLEQQAARAGLEHARQERRRTRARQQKEHDISQRRSAQTLKTVDTLNIASFERVAYKAAAKESLGTLRKQHQEQKGSLDAAVREAWQRVEEDSPVMLTLPGSAVAAGKQVLVLEQLQLPFITMPPLDLRIDGPMRVALTGPNGCGKTTLLKVILGQLAAKAGRCHCLLPTAYLDQNLSQLDLSLSVVEHLGLQDSPLNEGRMRSQLAQLQLNAERVLLPLAALSGGERLKAALACMLWRQEPAQLLLLDEPTNHLDLASSLAIEAALASFPGAMLVVSHDEAFLQALKLTHRLQWRQEGWQLQSL, from the coding sequence ATGGCTCATTTTGCGCAGTCCCCTCATCTTGTTTTACATCAACTGACCTGCCAGTTTGCTGACGGCGAAACGCTGTTCGGCCCATTGGATCTGACTTTCGATCAACAACGCTGTGGCCTGGTTGGGCGCAACGGCGTCGGCAAAACGCGTCTGCTGCGGCTGATTGCCGGGCTGGACTTGCCGGGTAACGGCCATGTTGAATCCCATGCTTCACTGGCCTACGTGGCGCAGCAGCCGGATCTCGCACCGCGGACCACGCTGGCGCAGCTGCTCGGCTACGGCGAGACCTTTGCCGCGTTGGCCCGTCTTGAGCAGGGACGACCGCAGGCGGACGATATCGATCGTCTGGAAGGGCAATGGGATCTCAGCGATCGTCTGCAGGCCGCTTTTACCTCCGCCGGATTGCCGCTGTTCGATCCGCAACGGCCAGCGAGCGATCTGAGCGGCGGTGAACGGATGCGTGCCGCCTTGTGCGGGGCGATGCTCGGCGCAGCCGACTTCCTGCTACTGGACGAACCGACCAACCACCTTGATACCCGCGCCCGCGACTGGCTGTATCAGCAGTTAGAAAACTGGCGTGGCGGCTTGCTGGTTGCCAGCCACGATCGACAACTGCTGGCGCGTATGCAGCGCATTGTCGAACTGACGCCCGGCGCACTGCACAGCTACGGCGGTAATTATGATGATTATCGTCACCAGCGTGATCTGGAGCAGCAGGCTGCGCGTGCCGGACTGGAACATGCGCGTCAGGAACGTCGACGCACCCGCGCCCGGCAGCAGAAAGAACATGACATCAGCCAACGGCGCTCTGCGCAGACGCTGAAAACCGTCGATACGCTGAATATTGCCTCCTTTGAACGCGTGGCCTACAAGGCGGCGGCCAAAGAGAGTTTGGGTACGCTGCGCAAGCAGCATCAGGAGCAGAAAGGCTCCCTTGATGCCGCAGTGCGTGAAGCCTGGCAGCGGGTGGAGGAAGACAGCCCGGTGATGTTGACTCTGCCAGGCAGTGCAGTGGCGGCGGGCAAACAGGTATTGGTGCTGGAACAACTGCAACTGCCCTTTATCACTATGCCGCCGCTGGATTTACGCATCGATGGCCCGATGCGCGTGGCGTTAACCGGCCCGAACGGCTGCGGTAAAACGACCTTGCTGAAGGTGATCCTCGGGCAGTTGGCCGCCAAAGCCGGTCGTTGCCATTGCTTGCTACCGACGGCTTATCTCGATCAAAATCTTTCGCAGCTCGATCTGTCACTCTCGGTGGTTGAGCACCTTGGCCTGCAGGATTCGCCGCTAAATGAGGGCAGGATGCGCAGCCAGTTGGCGCAGTTGCAGTTAAATGCCGAACGCGTGCTGTTACCGTTGGCGGCGCTGAGTGGAGGGGAACGGCTGAAAGCGGCGCTGGCCTGCATGCTGTGGCGGCAGGAACCGGCGCAGTTGCTGCTGTTGGATGAGCCGACCAACCACCTGGATCTGGCATCGTCACTGGCGATTGAGGCCGCATTGGCCAGTTTTCCCGGCGCGATGCTAGTGGTCTCCCATGATGAAGCGTTTTTGCAGGCGCTGAAATTAACTCACCGTTTGCAATGGCGGCAGGAAGGGTGGCAATTGCAGAGCCTTTGA
- the gabD_1 gene encoding Succinate-semialdehyde dehydrogenase [NADP(+)] GabD: protein MKLNNPELLRSQCLINGEWCDALSGKREAVINPATGVELASIPLVSGEETQQAINAAQVAQQGWKQLTAKQRSTLLLAWADKIMAAQEDLAQLMTAEQGKSLAEARGEVAYAASFITWFAEEAKRVDGAVLQAPLASQRLVVVKQPIGVCAAITPWNFPAAMITRKVAPALAAGCAIIVKPAEQTPLTALALGKLAQDAGIPAGVLQIVTGDAAQVGKVLCDSPVVRKLSFTGSTEVGRILMAQCAPTIKKLSLELGGNAPVIVFDDANLDAAVAGIMASKFRNSGQTCVCANRIYVQDGIYDRLVDKLVAAVEQLKVGDGSQEGTTQGPLIDQDAVEKVQSHIDDALIKGAQIAIGGQPHALGRTFFQPTVVTGVTQKMRFAKEETFGPVAPLFRFHDEAEAIAMANDTEFGLAAYLFTQNASRQWRVPEALEYGMVGINTGLISNEVAPFGGVKQSGLGREGSRYGIEEYLELKYLCIDVSC from the coding sequence ATGAAATTGAATAATCCCGAGCTGCTGCGTAGCCAGTGCCTGATTAACGGTGAGTGGTGCGATGCGCTGAGCGGCAAGCGTGAAGCGGTGATCAACCCGGCGACCGGCGTCGAGTTGGCCAGTATTCCGCTGGTCAGCGGCGAAGAAACCCAGCAGGCGATCAACGCGGCGCAGGTGGCGCAGCAAGGCTGGAAGCAACTGACTGCCAAACAACGTTCCACACTGCTGTTGGCCTGGGCCGATAAGATAATGGCGGCCCAGGAAGATTTGGCGCAGTTGATGACCGCTGAACAGGGCAAGTCATTGGCGGAAGCGCGTGGTGAAGTGGCCTATGCCGCTTCGTTTATCACCTGGTTTGCCGAAGAGGCCAAACGGGTCGATGGTGCAGTATTGCAGGCGCCACTGGCCTCGCAGCGCCTGGTGGTGGTCAAGCAACCGATTGGTGTTTGTGCGGCGATCACCCCGTGGAACTTCCCGGCGGCGATGATCACCCGCAAGGTCGCGCCGGCGCTGGCGGCAGGCTGCGCGATTATCGTTAAACCGGCCGAACAAACGCCGCTGACCGCGCTGGCGTTAGGCAAGCTGGCGCAGGATGCCGGCATTCCTGCTGGCGTATTGCAGATTGTCACCGGTGATGCCGCTCAGGTGGGCAAGGTGCTGTGCGACAGCCCGGTGGTGCGCAAACTGAGTTTTACCGGTTCGACCGAGGTTGGCCGGATCCTGATGGCGCAGTGCGCGCCAACCATCAAAAAACTGTCGTTGGAACTGGGCGGCAATGCGCCGGTGATCGTCTTCGACGATGCCAACCTGGACGCGGCAGTCGCCGGCATTATGGCCTCAAAATTCCGCAACAGCGGCCAGACCTGCGTCTGCGCCAACCGCATCTACGTGCAGGACGGCATCTATGACCGTCTGGTGGACAAGCTGGTGGCGGCGGTCGAGCAACTGAAAGTCGGCGACGGCAGCCAGGAAGGGACCACTCAGGGCCCGCTGATCGACCAGGACGCGGTGGAAAAAGTGCAGAGCCACATCGACGATGCGCTGATCAAGGGGGCGCAGATCGCTATCGGCGGTCAGCCACACGCGCTGGGACGTACCTTCTTCCAGCCCACGGTAGTGACCGGCGTGACGCAGAAAATGCGTTTCGCCAAAGAAGAAACCTTTGGCCCGGTGGCGCCGCTGTTCCGATTCCATGATGAGGCGGAAGCCATCGCCATGGCCAACGACACCGAATTCGGCCTGGCCGCTTACCTGTTCACGCAGAACGCCTCGCGCCAGTGGCGGGTGCCGGAAGCGTTGGAATACGGCATGGTCGGCATCAATACCGGGCTGATTTCCAACGAGGTCGCGCCGTTTGGTGGCGTGAAACAATCAGGGCTCGGGCGTGAAGGATCGCGTTACGGGATTGAAGAATATCTGGAGTTGAAATACCTGTGTATCGATGTGAGCTGTTAA
- the puuE gene encoding 4-aminobutyrate aminotransferase PuuE: MKNAELNQRRQDATPRGVGVMCGFYAERAENATLWDVEGNEVIDFASGIAVLNTGHRHPKVIAAIEKQLKAFTHTAYQIVPYESYVTLAERINQRAPIEGPCKTAFFTTGAEAVENAVKIARAHTGRPGLITFGGGFHGRTYMTMALTGKVAPYKLGFGPFPGSVFHGQYPNALYGVTTEDAMNSLERIFKADIDPKQVAAIVLEPVQGEGGFNIAPAEFMQALRTLCDEHGILLIADEVQTGFARTGKLFAMDHYSVKPDLITMAKSLAGGMPLSAVAGRAEVMDAPAPGGLGGTYAGNPLAVAAALAVLEVIEEEQLCQRSQRLGQHLVEVLQQARQTSKAIVDIRAQGSMVAVEFNDPATGKPSAEITRQVQQKALAEGLLLLSCGVNGNVIRFLYPLTIPEDQFTKALGILSRALAQ, translated from the coding sequence ATGAAAAACGCAGAATTGAATCAACGTCGTCAGGATGCCACCCCGCGTGGGGTAGGCGTGATGTGTGGTTTTTACGCAGAGCGTGCAGAGAACGCCACGCTGTGGGATGTCGAAGGCAATGAAGTCATCGATTTCGCGTCTGGTATTGCCGTATTAAATACCGGTCACCGTCACCCGAAGGTGATCGCCGCGATTGAAAAGCAACTGAAGGCCTTCACCCACACCGCTTACCAAATTGTTCCTTACGAAAGCTACGTCACGTTGGCGGAACGCATTAACCAGCGCGCGCCAATTGAAGGCCCATGTAAAACCGCATTCTTTACCACCGGTGCCGAAGCGGTAGAAAACGCAGTCAAAATTGCCCGTGCTCATACCGGTCGTCCAGGTCTTATAACCTTTGGCGGCGGTTTCCATGGCCGTACCTATATGACCATGGCGCTGACCGGCAAAGTGGCTCCTTACAAACTGGGCTTCGGGCCATTCCCCGGTTCGGTGTTCCACGGTCAGTACCCGAATGCGCTGTACGGCGTGACCACCGAAGACGCGATGAACAGCCTGGAACGTATTTTTAAAGCGGATATCGATCCCAAGCAGGTTGCGGCTATCGTGCTGGAGCCGGTGCAGGGTGAGGGTGGTTTCAACATCGCACCGGCCGAGTTTATGCAAGCGCTGCGCACGCTGTGTGACGAGCACGGCATTCTGCTGATTGCTGACGAAGTGCAGACCGGTTTTGCCCGTACCGGCAAATTGTTCGCCATGGATCATTACAGCGTGAAACCCGATCTAATCACCATGGCGAAAAGCCTGGCGGGCGGTATGCCGCTGTCGGCGGTGGCCGGGCGTGCCGAAGTGATGGATGCTCCAGCACCGGGTGGGCTGGGTGGCACCTATGCCGGTAACCCGCTGGCGGTGGCGGCAGCGTTGGCGGTGTTGGAAGTGATTGAAGAAGAGCAACTGTGCCAGCGTTCGCAGCGCCTGGGGCAGCATCTGGTGGAAGTGCTGCAGCAGGCGCGCCAGACCAGCAAGGCGATCGTGGATATCCGCGCGCAAGGCTCGATGGTGGCAGTGGAGTTCAACGATCCGGCCACCGGCAAGCCTTCGGCGGAGATTACCCGTCAGGTACAGCAAAAAGCGCTGGCAGAGGGCCTGCTGTTGCTGAGCTGCGGAGTCAACGGCAACGTGATCCGTTTCCTGTATCCGCTGACCATTCCGGAAGACCAGTTCACCAAGGCGCTGGGCATTCTTTCCCGCGCGCTGGCCCAATAA
- the yfcF gene encoding Uncharacterized GST-like protein yfcF — MSQPIAELYTDAEFFSPYAMSAFITLTEKGIPFTVKPVDLSQGENKAATYAALSLTRRVPALVVGEFQLSESSAIDEYLDEIHPAHPVYPRDVKQRAKAREVQAWLRSDLQNLRAERSTEAVFGKGKFPPLSAAAQADANKLIAAVEKMLSHGQDNLFREWCIADTDLALMLNRLVIHGDAVPENIRHYAQKQWQRPSVQAWLALPEKMRG, encoded by the coding sequence ATGTCTCAGCCGATTGCCGAACTCTATACCGATGCCGAATTTTTCAGCCCCTATGCCATGTCGGCGTTTATTACCCTGACGGAGAAAGGCATTCCCTTCACCGTTAAACCGGTCGACCTGTCACAGGGAGAAAACAAAGCGGCAACCTATGCAGCGCTGTCATTGACACGCAGAGTCCCTGCGCTGGTGGTCGGTGAGTTTCAACTCTCGGAGTCCTCGGCCATTGATGAATATCTCGATGAGATCCACCCGGCTCACCCGGTGTATCCGCGCGACGTTAAACAACGCGCCAAGGCCCGGGAAGTCCAGGCATGGCTACGCAGCGATCTGCAGAACCTTCGCGCCGAACGCTCGACCGAGGCCGTTTTCGGCAAGGGCAAGTTTCCCCCGCTGTCCGCCGCCGCACAGGCTGACGCCAACAAGCTGATCGCCGCCGTCGAAAAAATGCTGAGCCACGGCCAGGATAATCTATTCAGGGAATGGTGCATTGCCGATACCGATCTGGCATTGATGCTCAATCGGCTGGTGATACACGGTGATGCGGTGCCGGAAAACATTCGCCACTATGCGCAGAAACAGTGGCAACGTCCTTCGGTGCAGGCCTGGTTGGCACTGCCGGAGAAAATGCGCGGCTAA
- the gabR_1 gene encoding HTH-type transcriptional regulatory protein gabR, with the protein MRSLSGDLLLQRLGEQPDDKLHKRLYNAIRTSILDGSLPPSSRLPASRDLAQELSLSRNTVLTVYEQLLAEGYVLARAGSGTFVAETVPDSCLSTASAPAGSDGVQRGIELSERGAALLHHASASPKQWGAFIPGVPDVNAFPHQLFSKIQARISRRPAPQKLTYSNQGGSPELQHALVDYLRVARSVRCSPEQILITEGIHQAIDLVTRLLCNPGDDAWIEEPGYWGIRNILRMNDVNICPLEVDEAGMVPPEQPSGAPRLIFVTPSHQYPLGSVMSLARRQRLLALARNGGSWIVEDDYDSEFRFSGQPIPALQGLEADAPVIYIGTFSKTLYPALRLGYVVLPKPLVAALKTAHAELYRGGHLLIQTALAQFIQEGHYTAHIRRMRLLYARRRAFLTALIEQHLGKQALSEFNNNAGLHLILNLPDEADDVAIAAAANERGVLVRPLSRYYMLPNHRRGLLMGFACVPEEQMAAAFTLLLECIRP; encoded by the coding sequence TTGCGCTCACTGAGTGGTGACCTGTTATTGCAGCGTCTCGGCGAACAGCCCGATGATAAGCTGCATAAACGGCTCTATAATGCGATCCGTACCAGCATTCTGGACGGTAGCCTGCCGCCCTCCAGCCGCCTGCCCGCCTCACGCGATTTAGCGCAGGAACTTAGTCTTTCACGTAACACGGTTTTAACTGTTTATGAACAATTGCTGGCAGAAGGATATGTTCTGGCGCGCGCGGGAAGTGGCACATTCGTCGCCGAAACCGTGCCAGATAGTTGTTTATCCACTGCCAGCGCCCCGGCAGGCAGTGATGGGGTGCAACGAGGTATTGAACTGTCAGAGCGCGGCGCCGCTCTGTTGCATCACGCCAGCGCCAGCCCCAAACAATGGGGCGCGTTTATCCCCGGCGTGCCCGATGTTAATGCCTTCCCTCATCAGTTATTCAGCAAGATCCAGGCACGCATTAGCCGTCGCCCAGCCCCGCAGAAACTGACCTACAGCAACCAGGGCGGCAGCCCGGAACTGCAACATGCGCTGGTGGATTATCTGCGCGTAGCGCGTTCGGTACGCTGTTCGCCGGAGCAGATTCTGATTACCGAGGGTATCCATCAGGCGATAGATCTGGTGACGCGGCTGTTGTGTAATCCGGGCGACGATGCCTGGATTGAAGAGCCGGGCTATTGGGGGATCCGCAATATCCTGCGAATGAACGACGTGAATATCTGCCCACTGGAAGTTGATGAGGCCGGCATGGTGCCGCCGGAGCAGCCCAGCGGCGCACCACGGTTGATATTTGTCACCCCGTCGCACCAATATCCACTGGGATCGGTGATGAGCCTGGCGCGGCGACAACGCTTGCTGGCACTGGCACGCAACGGCGGCAGCTGGATCGTTGAGGATGACTACGACAGTGAATTCCGCTTTTCTGGCCAGCCGATCCCGGCATTGCAGGGGCTGGAAGCCGATGCACCGGTGATCTATATCGGCACCTTCAGTAAAACGCTGTACCCGGCGCTACGGCTGGGCTACGTGGTGTTGCCAAAGCCGCTGGTCGCGGCGTTGAAAACCGCCCATGCCGAGCTGTACCGCGGCGGTCATCTGCTGATCCAGACCGCATTGGCGCAGTTTATTCAGGAAGGCCATTACACCGCGCATATTCGCCGCATGCGGCTGCTGTATGCCCGCCGCCGGGCGTTTCTGACCGCATTGATCGAGCAGCATCTGGGCAAGCAGGCGTTGAGCGAGTTCAACAACAACGCCGGCCTGCACCTGATCCTAAACCTGCCGGACGAGGCGGACGACGTGGCTATCGCCGCCGCTGCCAACGAACGCGGCGTGCTGGTTCGGCCGCTGTCGCGCTACTACATGCTGCCCAACCATCGCCGTGGTCTGCTGATGGGGTTTGCCTGCGTGCCAGAAGAACAAATGGCCGCCGCCTTTACCCTGCTGCTGGAATGCATCCGTCCCTGA
- a CDS encoding Domain of uncharacterised function (DUF1508), producing MNDKWEFYQDNRNEWRWRRTAPNGKIVGASTEGYKNRSDCIANAKRNGYPG from the coding sequence ATGAATGATAAATGGGAGTTTTATCAAGACAATCGCAATGAATGGCGTTGGCGCCGTACGGCACCTAACGGTAAGATTGTCGGCGCATCTACGGAGGGTTATAAGAACCGTTCCGATTGCATTGCCAATGCCAAACGTAACGGCTATCCAGGGTAG
- the mug gene encoding G/U mismatch-specific DNA glycosylase, with protein sequence MELLAPNLRVVFCGINPGLSSAHQGYPFANGSNRFWKVVHQAGFTDTQLAPEQWQQLRDTGCGITALVARPTVAASEVTRDELLSGGEALKEKILRYQPRALAILGKQAFSSAFGVKNAAWGRQEMTIGKTEVWVLPNPSGLNRATLEQLTESYRELFLALK encoded by the coding sequence ATGGAACTCCTGGCACCCAACCTGCGGGTCGTGTTTTGTGGCATCAACCCTGGCCTGTCCTCGGCCCATCAAGGCTACCCCTTTGCTAATGGCAGTAACCGCTTCTGGAAGGTAGTGCATCAGGCCGGTTTTACCGATACTCAGTTAGCGCCTGAGCAGTGGCAACAGCTGCGGGATACCGGTTGTGGCATCACCGCGCTGGTGGCGCGGCCCACGGTGGCGGCCAGTGAGGTAACGCGTGACGAGCTGCTCAGCGGCGGTGAGGCGTTAAAGGAAAAAATTCTGCGTTACCAGCCGCGTGCGCTGGCGATTTTGGGCAAGCAGGCGTTCAGCAGTGCCTTTGGGGTGAAAAATGCGGCCTGGGGCCGTCAGGAGATGACGATCGGCAAAACGGAGGTTTGGGTATTGCCCAACCCCAGCGGATTGAACCGTGCCACGCTGGAGCAGCTTACGGAGAGCTACCGCGAGTTGTTCCTGGCTCTGAAATAA
- the tyrP_1 gene encoding Tyrosine permease produces the protein MSSDNTYIPPALSAGVRKPAPTKSLSFLEGVAMIVGTNIGAGVLSIAYASSKAGFLPLLFWLVLVGSLTTITMLYVAESTLRTRAHLQLSGLAKRYVGGIGAWLMFASVCVNSVGALTAYMTGSGKLLQSLFGISPAIGSLLFFVPAAGVLYLGLKAIGRGEKFISIGMVVMLTALVAATLLKDTTQMRNLLDGDWRFMVPVFNVVVFCFSAQYIVPEMARGFSDKPEQLPKAIMVGMAVTFVLLAAVPMSVIALSGLDGITDVATISWGQALGQWAFFSANIFALCAMLTSYWGLGGSFLTNIFDQFRLGNDEQPLRRFGVLMLVVLPPFALAYSGLVSFVNALYFAGVFSGVILSIMPMLILRGARKHGDQTPRWQCSWITHPLLQISIVMLYLGSAVYAIASLFGYLPSGW, from the coding sequence ATGTCTTCTGATAATACCTATATTCCTCCGGCGCTTAGCGCCGGGGTGCGAAAGCCTGCACCAACCAAATCACTGAGTTTTCTCGAAGGGGTGGCGATGATTGTCGGCACCAACATTGGCGCCGGCGTGCTGTCTATCGCTTACGCTTCCAGCAAGGCCGGTTTTTTACCGCTGTTGTTCTGGCTGGTGCTGGTGGGCAGCCTGACCACTATCACCATGCTTTACGTCGCCGAATCCACTCTGCGCACCCGTGCTCACCTGCAATTAAGCGGGCTGGCGAAACGTTATGTCGGTGGTATCGGTGCCTGGCTGATGTTTGCTTCGGTCTGCGTCAACAGCGTCGGGGCGCTGACCGCCTATATGACCGGCAGCGGTAAACTGCTGCAGTCCCTGTTTGGTATCTCACCGGCGATCGGTAGCCTGCTGTTTTTCGTGCCGGCGGCGGGGGTGTTGTACCTGGGGCTGAAGGCGATTGGCCGTGGCGAAAAGTTTATCAGCATTGGCATGGTGGTGATGCTGACCGCGCTGGTGGCCGCCACGCTGCTCAAAGACACCACTCAGATGCGCAACCTGCTGGACGGTGACTGGCGCTTTATGGTGCCGGTCTTCAACGTGGTGGTGTTCTGCTTCTCGGCGCAGTATATCGTGCCGGAAATGGCGCGCGGTTTCTCGGACAAACCAGAGCAACTGCCCAAGGCGATTATGGTCGGTATGGCGGTGACCTTTGTGTTGCTGGCGGCGGTGCCGATGTCGGTCATTGCTCTCAGTGGATTGGATGGCATCACTGATGTGGCGACCATTTCATGGGGCCAGGCGTTGGGGCAATGGGCGTTCTTCTCCGCCAACATCTTTGCTCTATGCGCGATGTTGACCTCTTACTGGGGGCTGGGCGGCAGCTTCCTGACCAATATTTTCGACCAGTTCAGACTGGGTAATGACGAACAGCCGCTGCGCCGTTTCGGCGTGTTGATGCTGGTGGTATTACCGCCGTTCGCGCTGGCTTACAGCGGGCTGGTGTCATTCGTTAACGCACTGTATTTCGCCGGGGTATTCAGCGGGGTAATCCTGTCGATTATGCCGATGCTAATCCTGCGCGGGGCGCGCAAGCACGGTGACCAGACGCCACGTTGGCAGTGCAGCTGGATCACCCATCCGTTGTTGCAGATCAGTATCGTAATGCTGTACTTGGGCAGTGCGGTGTATGCCATTGCGTCGCTGTTCGGCTATCTGCCCTCTGGATGGTGA
- a CDS encoding HPP family, whose protein sequence is MKKQWIESLKLGCARLWPHPLAVSKKEILLSSVGAGLGLMISGWISHFVLGEVNLWFIAPMGASAVLLFGVPNSPLAQPWSIVGGNMSAAAVGVSTSLLIADPGLACGVAAALAIGLMFKLRCLHPPGGAVALTAILGGPGIHQLGYSFVLYPVLLNSVLLALLAIIFNNLAGRRYPHPLASAEAKPANLPIDAVSITRADLHEALMQGELFDIDEDDLQEILLRAEQLAHQRQNGGA, encoded by the coding sequence ATGAAGAAGCAGTGGATAGAGAGTTTGAAACTAGGGTGCGCACGTTTGTGGCCGCACCCCTTAGCCGTAAGCAAAAAAGAGATATTGCTTTCCAGCGTTGGCGCCGGATTGGGGCTGATGATTTCCGGTTGGATCAGCCATTTTGTTCTGGGCGAAGTGAACCTGTGGTTTATTGCCCCGATGGGGGCTTCCGCCGTGCTGCTTTTTGGCGTGCCGAACAGTCCGCTGGCGCAGCCATGGTCCATCGTCGGGGGCAATATGTCGGCCGCAGCGGTGGGGGTCAGCACCAGCCTGCTGATAGCCGATCCCGGTCTGGCCTGTGGAGTGGCGGCGGCATTGGCGATTGGGTTAATGTTCAAACTGCGTTGCCTGCATCCTCCCGGCGGCGCGGTCGCGCTGACTGCGATCCTCGGTGGGCCGGGCATTCATCAATTGGGCTATAGCTTCGTGCTGTACCCGGTGCTGTTGAACTCGGTGTTATTGGCGCTGCTGGCGATTATCTTCAATAACCTGGCCGGACGACGCTACCCGCACCCTCTGGCCTCGGCCGAGGCCAAGCCAGCCAATCTGCCGATCGATGCGGTGTCCATTACCCGCGCTGACTTGCATGAGGCCCTGATGCAGGGTGAACTGTTTGATATCGACGAAGACGACCTGCAGGAAATCCTGCTGCGTGCCGAACAGCTGGCTCACCAGCGGCAGAACGGTGGCGCCTGA